CCAGCACGAACGCAAGGAGCTGCTGCGCTTTTTGACCTGTGGTAACGTCGACGACGGCAAGAGCACCCTGATCGGGCGCCTGCTGCACGACTCGAAGATGATCTACGAAGACCATCTGGAAGCCATCACCCGGGACTCGAAGAAGGTCGGCACCACCGGTGACGACATCGACCTGGCGTTGCTGGTCGACGGCCTGCAGGCCGAGCGTGAGCAGGGCATCACCATCGATGTCGCCTACCGCTATTTCTCCACCGCCAAGCGCAAGTTCATCATCGCCGACACCCCCGGCCATGAGCAGTACACCCGCAACATGGCCACCGGTGCATCCACCTGTGACCTGGCGATCATCCTGGTGGACGCCCGCTACGGCGTGCAGACCCAGACCCGTCGCCACAGCTTCATCGCCTCCCTGCTGGGCATCAAGCACATCGTCGTGGCCATCAACAAGATGGACCTCAAGGACTTCGATGAAGGCGTGTTCGAATCGATCAAGGCCGACTACCTGAAGTTCGCCAAGGGCCTGAAGCTGCAGCCCACCAGCCTGCACTTCGTGCCGATGTCAGCGCTCAAGGGCGACAACGTGGTGAACAAGAGCGAGCGCTCGCCCTGGTACACCGGCCAGTCGCTGATGGAAATCCTCGAGACCGTGGAGGTGGCCGGCGACCGCAACTTCACCGACCTGCGTTTCCCGGTGCAGTACGTCAACCGTCCGAACCTGAACTTCCGTGGTTTTGCCGGCACCCTGGCCAGCGGCATCGTGCACAAGGGCGACGAGATCGTCGTGTTGCCGTCGGGCAAGAGCAGCCGGGTCAAGTCCATCGTCACCTTCGAAGGTGAACTGGAACAGGCCGGCCCGGGCCAGGCCGTGACCCTGACCATGGAAGATGAAATCGATATCTCCCGCGGCGACCTGCTGGTGCATGCCGACAACGTGCCGCCGGTCACCGACAGCTTCGAAGCCATGCTGGTATGGATGGCCGAAGAGCCGATGCTGCCGGGCAAGAAGTACGACATCAAGCGCGCCACCAGCTATGTGCCGGGCTCGATTGCCAGCATCCATCACAAGGTCGATGTGAACACCCTGGAAGAGGGCGCGGCCAGCGCGCTGCAACTGAACGAGATCGGCAAGGTCAAGATCAGCCTCGACGCGCCGATTGCCCTGGATGGTTACGAAAGCAATCGCACCACCGGTGCTTTCATCGTCATCGACCGCTTGACCAACGGCACCGTCGGCGCCGGCATGATCATCGCCCAGCCGGTGGCCCATGGCAGCGTCACCCAACACGGCAAGCTGGCTCATGTAGCCACCGAAGAGCGTGCCCAGCGTTTCGGCCAGCAACCGGCTACCGTGCTGTTCAGCGGCCTGTCGGGTGCGGGCAAGAGCACCCTGGCCTACGCGGTCGAGCGCAAGCTGTTCGACATGGGGCGCGCGGTGTATGTGCTCGATGGCCAGAACCTGCGGCATGACCTGAACAAGGGCCTGCCCCAGGACCGTGCCGGGCGGACCGAGAACTGGCGCCGTGCGGCCCACGTCGCCCGTCAGTTCAACGAAGCCGGCCTGCTGACCCTGGCCGCGTTCGTGGCACCGAGTGCCGAAGGGCGCGAGCAGGCCAAGGACCTGATCGGCAAGGAGCGTCTGCTGACGGTGTATGTCCAGGCATCGCCTGCGGTGTGCGCCGAGCGTGATCCGCAAGGCCTGTACGCGGCCGGCGGGGATAACATCCCGGGCGAGTCCTTCCCTTATGACGTGCCGCTGAATGCCGATCTGGTGATCGACACCCAGTCGCTGTCGCTGGAAGAAAGCGTCAAGCAGGTGCTGGACCTGTTGCGCGGCCGCGGCGCGATCTAAGCCATAGCAAAAAGCCCGCAGCCGAGTGATCGGCTGCGGGCTTTTTTGTGCGCTTCAGATAGCGTTCGCCGGTAAGTAGGGTGCAGGACCGCAGGAGCTGGCTTGCCAGCGAAAAGGCCCTCAGGGTCTTGCCGGATACTCCCGATGCAGCGTTTCGAGCAGCGCATCCTTGTCCAGCCACTGCTGGTTGATCCAGCCCTGGAATTCCTGGCGATAGGCCGTGTCCTGCTCGTAGTTCTTGCCAAGGAACTGCGCCGGGATCTGCACCTCTTCGAAACGCACCACCACATCCTTGACCCTGCCGCACAGCAGGTCCCAGAAACCGGGGCGGCCCGCTGGGTAGTGGATGGTCACATCGATGATCGACTGCAGTTGCTCGCCCATGGCATCCAGGACAAAGGCGATGCCGCCGGCCTTGGGCTTGAGCAGGTAGCGGAACGGCGATTGTTGCTGGGCGTGCTTGGCGTCGGTAAAGCGCGTGCCCTCGACGAAGTTGAAGATGCCCACCGGGTTGTTGCGAAACTTCGCACAGGTCTTGCGCGTGGTTTCCAGGTCCTTGCCTTTCTTTTCCGGGTGCTTCTCCAGGTACGCCTTGGAGTAGCGCTTCATGAACGGAAAGCCCAGGGCCCACCAGGCCAGGCCAATCACCGGCACCCAGATCAGCTCCTGCTTGAGGAAGAACTTCAGGGGGCGGATACGCCGGTTGAGCACGTACTGCAGGACCATGATGTCGACCCAGCTCTGGTGGTTGCTGGTGACCAGGTAGGAGTGCTGGTAATCCAGGCCTTCCAGGCCCTGCACGTGCCAACGGGTACGGCATACCAACTGCATCCAGGCCTTGTTGTTGCTGATCCAGGCTTCGTGGGTGTGGTTCATCAGCCACAGGCTCAAGCGCTGGGTGAGGGCGAAGGGCAGGGCCTTGACCAACGCCACGCAGAACAGGAACGAGCACAGCAGGATGGTGTTCAGCGCCAACAGGAGCGAGGCGATGATTCCGCGCACCACGGCAGGTAGGAATTCCAGCATTTAGACATCCATAGGTCGGTTGGCGGCTTGAATCGCGGTAAGGGCGATGGTGTAGACGATGTCGTCCACCTGGGCGCCCCGGGGCAGGTCGTTCACCGGTTTGCGCAGGCCTTGCAGCATCGGCCCCAGGCTCACGCAATCGGCGCTGCGTTGCACCGCCTTGTGGGTGGTGTTGCCGGTGTTGAGGTCAGGGAACACGAAGACCGTGGCCTTGCCCGCGACCTGGCTGTTGGGGGCCAGTTGCCGGGCGACGTTTTCGTTGGCCGCGGCGTCGTATTGCAACGGCCCGTCGATCAGCAGCGAACGCTGGGCTTCGTGAGCCAGCAGGGTGGCTTCGCGAACTTTCTCCACTTCCTCGCCGCTGGCCGAGTCGCCGCTGGAGTAGCTGATCATCGCCACGCGCGGGGTGATACCGAAGGCGGCTGCCGAGTCGGCGCTCTGCAGGGCGATTTCCGCCAGCTCGCTGGCGCTGGGGTGCGGGTTCATCACGCAGTCGCCATACACCAGCACTTCCTCGGGGAACAGCATGAAGAACACCGAGGACACCAGGCTGCAGCCCGGCGCGGTCTTGATCAACTGCAGGGCCGGGCGGATGGTGTTGGCAGTGGAGTGGATGACCCCGGAAACCAGGCCATCGACTTCATCCAGGGCCAGCATCACCGTGCCGATCACCACCGGATCTTCCAGCTGCTGCTCGGCCATGGGAGCGTTGAGGCTCTTGCTCTTGCGCAGGGCCACCATGGGCTCTACATAGCGTTGGCGAATCAGGTCCGGGTCGAGAATCTCCAGGCCTTCGGGCAGTTCGATGCCCTGGGCCCGGGCCACCGCGTGCACGTCCTCGGGCTTGGCCAGCAGCACGCAGCGGGCGATGCCTCGGGCCTGGCAGATGGCGGCGGCCTGCACGGTCAGCGGCTCGCTGCCTTCGGGCAGGACGATACGCTTGTTGGCCTGCTGGGCGCGCTGGATCAACTGGTAGCGGAACACCGCAGGTGACAGGCGCATTTCCCGTGGGGTGCCGCAGCGCTGGTGCAGCCAGTTGGCGTCCAGGTGACTGGCGACGAAGTCGGTGATGATTTCCGCGCGCTCGCGGTCATCGATGGGAATTTCCTTGTTCAGGCCATTGAGCTGGTTGGCGGTGTCGTAGGACCCGGTGCTCACCGAAAGCACTGGCAGGCCGGCGTTCAGGGCGCCCCGGCAGAGCTCCATGATCCGCGGGTCGGGCAGGGTGTCGCTGGTCAGCAGCAGGCCGGCCAGGGGCACGCCGTTGATGGCCGCCAGGCTCACGGCGAGGATGATGTCGTCACGGTCGCCCGGGGTCACCACCAGCACGCCGGGCTTGAGCAGTTCCACGGTGTTGCGCATGGTGCGGGCGCAAATGATGATCTTGGTCATGCGCCGGCTTTCGTAGTCGCCGGCGTTGAGCACCTGGGCGCCCATCAGGTCGGCCACGTCCCGGGTACGCGGGGCATTGAGCTCCGGCTGGAAGGGGATGCACCCCAGCAGGCGGAAGTCGCCGCTGCGCAGCAAGGGCGAATGTTCCTTCAAGCGCGCGGAAAACGCCTCCATGCTTTCGTCGGTGCGCACCTTGTTGAGGATCACCCCCAGTACTTTCGGGTCCCGCGGGCCGCCGAACAGCTGCGCTTGCAACTCGACCCGGCCGGACAGCTCGGTGAGCACTTCGTTTTCCGGGGCGGATACCAGGATCACCTCGGCATCCAGGCTTTTTGCCAGGTGCAGGTTGACCCGGGCGGCGTAGCTGGCGCTGCGGGTCGGCACCATGCCTTCGACGATCAATACATCCTTGCCGATGGCCGCCTGCTGGTAGAGGGTGATGATTTCTTCCAGCAACTCATCCAGCTGGCCGTCGCCGAGCATCCGCTCCACATGGGCCAGGCCCAGGGGTTGTGGCGGTTTCAGGCCATGGGTGCGCGCCACCAGTTCGGTGGAACGCTCGGGGCCGGTGTCACCGGGGTGAGGTTGGGCTATGGGTTTGAAGAAGCCGACCTTGAGGCCAGCCCGTTCCAGCGTACGCACCAGCCCGAGGCTGATGGAGGTCAGACCCACTCCAAAATCGGTGGGCGCGATGAAAAAAGTTTGCATGCGAATTCTCAGAAGGTGCATGGCAAAGGCGACGGTCTTTGGCCGTCTGCCTGAAGTCAGGCGCTAAGGTTATCGTTATCCGGGGCTTGAGCACACCAGCCGCAGGCAAAGCACTGGCCTATTTTTTCCGCCCGCAACTGCGGCTCCAGGACCCAGGCCCGGGACTGCCAGGGCGGTTGGTGGCGCAGGTGCTGGGTATGCCCGCAGGACAGTTCAGCCACCCAATGGCCCTCTTCATCCTGATGAAAACCGCAGATTGTCGAGTGATTTTTCACGTTCCGTTGGTCCGGGTTCCGTTCGCTTTCGAGCGATTGCTTCGCTAAACTTGGACGTTCTTCATTCTTATGCAAAAGGTCCCGCCCCATGCTGATCGCCGCCAATAAGGCTGTCTCCATCGACTATACCCTCACCAACGACGCTGGTGAGGTCATCGACAGCTCTGCCGGCGGCGCCCCGCTGGTTTACCTGCAAGGCGCAGGTAACATCATTCCTGGTCTGGAAAAGGCCCTGGAAGGCAAGCAAGTTGGTGACGAACTGAAAGTCTCCGTAGAACCTGAAGATGCCTACGGCGAATACGCTGCCGAACTGGTCAGCACCCTGAGCCGCAGCATGTTCGAAGGCGTCGACGAACTGGAAGTGGGCATGCAGTTCCACGCTTCCGCTCCGGACGGCCAGATGCAGATCGTGACCATCCGTGACCTGGACGGCGACGACGTGACCGTCGACGGCAACCACCCGCTGGCCGGTCAGCGCCTGAACTTCCAGGTCAAGATCGTTGCCATCCGTGACGCCAGCCAGGAAGAAATCGCTCATGGTCACGTCCATGGCGAAGGTGGCCATCACCACTGATTTTCTGCGCTAAGCTCAAGCTTACTGGAGAGGCGCCCGAGGGCGCCTTTTTAGTCCGCGGCTTTTGGCTGTACTGTCGAGAGGCTGTTTTCTGTAAGAACACAGGAATTTGGAGTTCGTCATGAGTGCTTTTCACGACCTTAAATTGAAAGCCCTGGATGGTCAGGAGCTGCCGCTCGCGCCCTTCAAGGGGCACGTCGTGCTGGTGGTCAACGTCGCCTCCAAATGTGGTCTGACACCACAATATGCGGCGCTGGAGAATCTCTACCAGCAATACAAGGCCCAGGGATTCAGCGTGCTGGGGTTGCCTTGCAACCAGTTCGCCGGGCAGGAACCGGGCACTGAGCAGGAGATCCAGGAGTTTTGCAGCCTCAACTACGGGGTGACCTTTCCCTTGAGCAGCAAACTGGACGTGAACGGTCCCGAGCGCCATCAGCTGTACCGCCTGCTGGCGGGCGAAGGCGCCGAGTTTCCCGGGGACATCACCTGGAACTTCGAGAAATTCCTATTGGGCAAGGACGGCCGGGTACTGGCGCGTTTCTCGCCGCGTACCGCTCCCGATGATCCGACAGTGATCCAGGCCATCGAAAAGGCCCTGAGCTAACCACTGACGGGCACCTCTTTCACGCCGCTGCAATGCGGCGTTTTTGCATCTAAATCACTCAAATCAATAATGCTGGGCAGCGCATTGAGGGGGGAATATTATCCTCATCATAAGTGCGCCGGGGCCGGTACCCGGCGCAGTCTTGTGCGTCGAATATCGACTCAAGCCTTTTTCTCGGAGCGCAGCATGCCTGTTCAAGCCTTGTTCAAACCCTTTCAACTCGGCGCGCTGGAACTGCCGACCCGCGTGGTGATGGCACCAATGACCCGGTCGTTTTCCCCCGGTGGCGTGCCCAACTCCAAGGTCATTGAGTATTACCGCCGCCGCGCTGCTGCGGGTGTCGGCCTGATCATTACCGAGGGCACCACGGTGGGTCACCAGGCTGCCAATGGTTACCCCAATGTGCCGCAGTTCCATGGCGAGGCGGCCCTGGCCGGCTGGAAGAAGGTGGTGGATGCGGTCCACGCCGAAGGCGGCAAGATCGTCCCGCAACTCTGGCATGTGGGCAATGTGCGGCGCCTGGGCACCGAGCCGGACGCCAGCGTGCCCGGCTACGGCCCGACCGAGAAGCTCAAGGACGGCAAGGTGCTGGTGCACGGCATGACCCACCAGGACATCCAGGAGGTGATCGCTGCCTTTGCCCAGGCCGCCAAGGATGCCCAGAGCATCGGCATGGACGGCGTGGAGATCCATGGCGCCCATGGTTACCTGGTGGACCAGTTCTTCTGGGAAGGCACCAACCAGCGTACCGATGAATACGGTGGCGACCTGGCCCAGCGCTCGCGCTTCGCCATTGAGCTGATCCAGGCCGTGCGGGCTGCCGTCGGTCCGGATTTCCCGATCATCCTGCGTTTTTCCCAGTGGAAGCAGCAGGACTACAGCGCGCGCCTGGTGCAGACCCCGGAAGCTCTGGAGGCCTTCCTCAAGCCGCTGGCGGATGCCGGTGTGGATATCTTCCACTGCTCGACCCGCCGCTTCTGGGAGCCGGAGTTCGAAGGTTCCGACCTCAACCTGGCGGGCTGGACTCGCAAACTCACCGGCAAGCCCACCATCACCGTGGGCAGCGTCGGCCTGGACGGCGAGTTCCTGCAGTTCATGGTCAACACCGACAAGGTGGCGCAGCCGGCCAGCCTGGAAAACCTGCTGCAGCGTCTGAACAACGACGAGTTCGATCTGGTGGCCGTGGGCCGTGCACTGCTGGTGGATCCGGATTGGGCGCAGAAAGTCCGTGAAGGTCGCGAGCAGGACATCCTGCCATTCAGCCGTGACGCGCTGATGACCCTGGTTTAACTGCCTGCTCCGGGCGGCGAGGGGGGCAGCCCCCTTGCCGTGCCGAGTGTCTCCACGGCGCTGCGGGGTTTGACCGTCGCTTCGATAAGCCCTTCGTAATCCTCGGCCGGCCCGTGCTCGCAGGCACTGCGCAGGCGATCTTCAAACTGCTCGATAACCGCGGCCCAGCCCTGGCGGCTGGCATGCTGGCGGGCGTTGAGGCGTACCCGGCGCAAGGTTTCCGGTTCTTCCAGCAGCCAGCTGGCAGCGTCGCAGAAGGCGCTTTCGTCGCCGGGCATGGCCAGCACACCGTTGTAGCCATGGCGGATATGCTGTGCTGCGGCAGCCTGATCGTAGGCCACCACCGCGAGCCCCGAGGCCAGAGCCTCCAGCACCACGTTGCCGAAGGTTTCGGTGAGGCTGGGAAACAGGAACAGATCCCCGCAGGCGTAGTGGGCGGCCAGGGCTTCGCCCCGCTGGCTGCCACAGAACAGGGCCTCGGGCAGGCTTTTTTCCAGAGCCCCACGTTGCGGGCCGTCACCCACCACGATCAGCTTCATCCTGCGCTGTGGATAAGTCGCCTGCAGGCGTTCGAAGCAGCGCTTGAGCAGGCCCAGGTTCTTCTCCTGCGCCAGGCGCCCGACGTGGATCACCGCCAGGTCATCGGTGCCCAGGCCCCAGTCGGCCCGCAGCGTATCGAGCCGCTTGGCTGGGTGGAACAGTTGGCTGTCGACGCCCCGGGACAGCAGGGCCAGGCGTTCGAAATGCCGGCGCTCCAGCTCCAGGTGCTGGCTGGCGCTGGGTACCAGGGTCAGTTGCGAGCGGTTGTGGAACCAGCGCAGATAGTGGGTCAGCAAGCGGGTCAGCAAACCCAGGCCATATTGGCTGGAGTACTGCTGGAAGTTGGTGTGAAAGCCGCTGACCACGGAGATTCCCAGGCGCTTGGCGGCCCGCAGCGCAGACAGCCCCAGCGGCCCCTCGGTGGCGATATAGAGCACGTCCGGGCGCTGGCGTTTCCAGCGTCGCAGCAGCTTGTGCATCGACGACTGGCCCCATTGAAGCCCCGGGTAGCCCGGCAGCGGCCAGCCCCGGCACAGCAGCAGGGCTTCGTCGCTGGCCCGGCTCTGGTCGCAACCCTGGCGCGGGCGCACCAGCTCAACCTGATGCCCACGGGCACGCAGGCCCTCGCAGAGGCGGCCAAGGGTATTGGCCACGCCATTGATTTCCGGTGGGAAGGTTTCAGTGATGAGGGTGATATGCAGAGCTGTCGTCATGGCCTCAGTGTCGGCTGAGGCCATGTCGCCATTGTGACCTTGCGATGATGGATTTATGACGCCCCGGCCTTATTTGGCCGGCAGGTTCTCCACCCCGCGTTCACGCACCCAGAACAGCGTGGCACCGGCCACGGCGGCCGGCATCATCAGGATATTGACCAGCGGGATCAGCAGCGCAAGGTAGACGATGCCGCCAAAGCCCAGGCTCTGCCAGCGCTTCTGGCGCAGCCAGGCGAGCATGTCCTGCCAGCTCATCTTGTGGTTGTCCGCCGGGTAGTCGATGTACTGGATGGCCATCATCCAGACGCCGAACAGCAGCCACAGCGGCGCGGCGATCAGGTTGACCACCGGGATCAGCGACAGGATGAACAGGCCGATGGCGCGGGGCAGGAAGTAGCCGAGCTTGCGCATTTCCCGGGACAGGGTGCGGGGGATCATGGCGATCAGTTCGCCCCAGCTGAAGGGCGGGAAATCATCGGTGCCACGGACCACAGTTTCGACTTTTTCCGATAGAAAGCCGTTGAAGGGGGCGGCGATGATGTTGGCCAGCATGGTGAAGCTGAAAAACACCATGAAGGCCACCAGCACCACGAACAGCGGCCAGATGACATAGCTGAGGAAACTCAGCCAACTGGGCAGGGACGGCATCAGCGCATCGACCCAGAGGCTGAATTGATGGCCGGCGAAATAGATCAATCCGACGAACAGCACCAGGTTGATTGCCAGGGGCAGGAGCACGAACAGGCGCAGGCCGGGGCTGAGGACCAGCTTCAGGCCTTCACGCAGGTATTGCGGGCCGGACAGGACAGGGGCGGGCATAGAGCGCTCCGAGCAGAATGAAAACGCGCCGACCTTACCGGCTTTGTCCTGGGGGCGAAAGCACGGCGAAGCAGTCGACATCAACGGTAACAAAGACCCTTTCAAATAGGCCTCCTGAGGATAGAGACCGCCTATGAGCTGGATTGTTAAACCGTATTTCCTTAATCTTCGCCCCCTCTATACGCTTCACCCATTATTTTTTGGACGGACGAGTTCAAGCCTTCCCCAAGGTTTCGCCGTCCTTTTTTATTCCAGCCGGCAATCCGGCGTTCCGCGCCAGGCTAGCCGGGCCGGTCGATAGGAGTGAGTCATGTCTGAAGTACGCCATTCGCGTGTGATTATTCTCGGTTCCGGCCCTGCCGGTTACAGCGCCGCCGTCTATGCCGCCCGTGCCAACCTGAAGCCGCTGCTGATCACCGGCATGCAGGCCGGTGGCCAGCTGACCACCACTACCGAAGTCGACAACTGGCCCGGTGACGTGCATGGCCTGACCGGCCCGGCCCTGATGGAGCGGATGCGCGAGCACGCCGAGCGTTTCGAGACTGAAATCGCCTTCGATCACATCAATGCCGTGGACTTCGCAGCCAAGCCCTACACCCTGACCGGTGACAGCGCGACCTACACCTGCGACGCCCTGATCATCGCCACCGGTGCCAGCGCTCGCTACCTGGGCCTGCCTTCGGAAGAAGCGTTCATGGGCAAGGGTGTTTCCGCCTGTGCCACCTGCGACGGCTTCTTCTATCGCAACAAGCCGGTGGCAGTGGTCGGTGGCGGTAACACCGCTGTTGAAGAAGCGCTGTACCTGGCCAACATCGCCAGCACCGTGACCCTGATCCACCGTCGCGAAACCTTCCGCGCCGAGAAGATCCTGATCGACAAGCTCAACGCCCGGGTGGCCGAAGGCAAGATCATCCTCAAGCTCAATGCCAACCTGGACGAAGTCCTGGGTGACAACATGGGCGTGACCGGTGCCCGCCTGAAGAACAACGACGGCAGCTTCGACGAGCTGAAGGTCGACGGCGTGTTCATCGCCATCGGCCACACCCCGAATACCTCGCTGTTCGAAGGCCAGCTGACCCTCAAGGACGGTTACCTGGTCGTGCAGGGCGGCCGTGACGGCAATGCCACCGCCACCAGCGTCGAGGGCATCTTTGCTGCCGGCGACGTGGCCGACCACGTTTACCGCCAGGCCATCACCTCGGCCGGTGCCGGTTGCATGGCGGCACTGGACACCGAGCGTTACCTGGACGGCCTGCAGAACGCTTCGTTCTGATTTGCCACCCATAAAAAAACCGGCGCAAGCCGGTTTTTTTATGGGTGTTGCACGGTAGCAGCCGGCTTGCCGGCGAACAGGCCCTCGAGCCTTGCGCCGCTGTGCTGACGCCTTCGCCGGCGAGCCAGCGCTCCTACAGAATGCGGATCAGCGGCGGGTCAGCGGCTGGGTGGAGAACTTGACCCCGGCCAGGCCGTGAACGATCAGGGCGCGGATATTGCCGTGGTCAGTGCCTTCGGGGGTGGCCAGTACCGAGCGGTAGTGTTCGCCGAAGGCCAGCAGGGCCTCTTCGTCGCTCAGGCCTTCCAGCAGGGCCAGGCCCAAGGTCTTGCACGAACCTTCGTTCTGCCCGGCGGCGTTTTCCACGCCGCCGTTGTTGAAGGCCTGGGGCTGGTAGTCATAGCCGGCGGCGACAAAGGCCAGGGTGTCGGCAAAAGCGTGTTCACCGCTGTTCAGGCTGGCGCGCAGGGTGTTCAGGTCAGTCATTGGGGTTTTCCTTTGGCGAACGCCGCTTGCTGCTCGGCGCTGGCTTCTTTCTGGTAGAGATTTTTCCATTCGGCGTAGGGCATGCCATACACCACTTCACGAGCGTCATCGAGGCTGACCTCGATCTGGCGTTCGTCGGCCTCGGCCTTGTACCACTTGGACAGGCAGTTGCGGCAGAACCCGGCGAGGTTCATCAGGTCGATGTTCTGCACGTCCTTGCGGCTGTCCAGGTGGGCCACCAGGCGGCGAAAGGCCGCGGCTTCCAGTTCCAGGCGTTGTTGTTCAGTCATGGGGTTTCTCCGGGACAGGGGCAAGCGCCCAGGCGGGCACTTGCCACTTGTGGCAGTTTTCTAGGCGCTGGCGCGGCTGGCCGCGAGGGTGATCGACACCGACTCGGCAAAACGCAGGGCGTGGGGTTTGTCGACTTCGACTTCGGCGTACTGCACCGAGGCGTTGCTCATCACCAGGTCCAGCAGCTCCTGGGTCAGGCGCTCCAGCAGGGCAAAGCGGTTGCCCTCGACATGGGCAATGATCGCCTTGGTGATGGTGCGATAGTTCAGTGCGTGGTCGATGTCGTTGTCCCGCACCGCGTCCTGGGCCGCGTAGAGGATGGTCAGGTTGATCAGCACATCCTGCTTGTTGAGGATCTCTTCCTCGTTGATTCCGATGTAGGTCCGCAGGAGCAGGTCCTTGACTCGGATACGAGCCATTCCTGGCTGAAGTTGTGGCATTGCTACTTGCTCCGTCCAATCAATTGCAGGAATTCCTGGCGAGTGGTGCTCGAATCGCGGAAGGCGCCGAGCATCACCGAGGTGTGCATGGTGGAATTCTGTTTCTCGACGCCGCGCATCATCATGCACATGTGCTTGGCCTCGATCACCACCGCGACGCCGGCGGCCTGAGTCACGCTCTGTACCGCGTCGGCGATTTCCCGAGTGAGATTTTCCTGGATCTGCAGGCGCCTGGCGAACATGTCGACGATCCGCGCGATCTTCGACAGCCCCAGGACCTTGCCGGTAGGAATATAAGCCACATGGGCCTTGCCGATGAAGGGCAGCAGGTGATGTTCGCACAGGGAATACAGCTCGATGTCGGCGACTATCACCATTTCATCGCTGTCGGAAGCAAACAGCGCGCCGTTGACGATGTCCTCCAGCGACTGGCCGTAGCCGTGACACAGGTATTGCATGGCCTTGGCCGCGCGCTTGGGGGTATCGAGCAGGCCTTCGCGCTCGGGGTCTTCGCCCAGGTCCTTGAGGATCTCGCGATAGTGCTGGGGCAGGGAAAGGGTCATGCAAGGTCCTCACAGGGGCCGGCTTACTTGAGGTGCCGCCCGCCGTTGACGGTCAGGGTGGTGCCGGTGACATAGGGGTTGTCCAGCAGATAGCGCAGGCTCTGGTAAATCACTTCGCTGCCGGGTTCGATGCCCAGCGCGGATTTGGCCAGGGTCTTGGCGCGGTACGCCGCGTCGTCGTCGGGATTGAACAATAGCAGGGCTGGGGCAATGCCGTTGACCTTGATTGTCGGGGCGTATTTCGCTGCGAAGGACAGGGTCAGGCTGTCCAGTCCGGCTTTGCTGGCGCAGTAGGCGATGTGCTTGCTGCTGCCCTTGCGAGTCACGTCGTCGCTGATGTGGATGATGTCTGCCGGGCTCGAGCGCTGCAGCAACTCGGCGCAATGCAGGTTGATCAGGTAGGGCGCCAGCATGTGCACGCCGAACATCCGGGCAAAGGCCGCTGCTTCGTCGCCAGGGCTCTCCTGCAGCCATTCCGAGGCGTTGTGGACGATGGCCCGCAGGCTCTGGGTACGGTTTTTCAGCTCGGTGATCAGGGCCAGGATTCCGGCTTCGCTGGAGAGATCGGCGAACAGCAGGGTCGCGCCCTTTTCCCGCAGGGCCTCAAGGCCCGGGCGCTGGCTGCGGTAGGTGACGATCACCGGCTGCCCGTCTTGGAGCAGGCGCAGGGCGCAATGCAGGCCGACTCGCTGGCTGGCGCCGGTGATCAGGATCGGGGCAGGAGAGGTGTTCATGAAGGGCTCGCGTCGCGGGTAGTGGGAAAACTATACCAGCGAGGGAAGGCCCTGTGCCTGCAGGCAACGGGCTTGCCGGCGAATGCGATCTTGCGGGGATTTTTCGCTGGCAAGCCAGCTCCTACGGTAGGCGCGAATGTCGCGCGAGGTGTGGTAGGAGCCGGCTTGCCGGCGAATCACGGATTCTGCGTCGAGGGGGTGGCCGGTAGCGGTCGGGCCGGTGTGCTGTTGAGCCAGTTGGCCAGCAGCCGGGTGGACAGCGGAATGAAGAAATAGACCATCAGCGGGGTCAGGGCCAGGGTGCTGACAAATACCCGAGGCAGCAGGCTCAGGTCGCC
The DNA window shown above is from Pseudomonas protegens CHA0 and carries:
- a CDS encoding HopJ type III effector protein; translated protein: MTDLNTLRASLNSGEHAFADTLAFVAAGYDYQPQAFNNGGVENAAGQNEGSCKTLGLALLEGLSDEEALLAFGEHYRSVLATPEGTDHGNIRALIVHGLAGVKFSTQPLTRR
- a CDS encoding DUF1244 domain-containing protein — encoded protein: MTEQQRLELEAAAFRRLVAHLDSRKDVQNIDLMNLAGFCRNCLSKWYKAEADERQIEVSLDDAREVVYGMPYAEWKNLYQKEASAEQQAAFAKGKPQ
- a CDS encoding NADH:flavin oxidoreductase; this translates as MPVQALFKPFQLGALELPTRVVMAPMTRSFSPGGVPNSKVIEYYRRRAAAGVGLIITEGTTVGHQAANGYPNVPQFHGEAALAGWKKVVDAVHAEGGKIVPQLWHVGNVRRLGTEPDASVPGYGPTEKLKDGKVLVHGMTHQDIQEVIAAFAQAAKDAQSIGMDGVEIHGAHGYLVDQFFWEGTNQRTDEYGGDLAQRSRFAIELIQAVRAAVGPDFPIILRFSQWKQQDYSARLVQTPEALEAFLKPLADAGVDIFHCSTRRFWEPEFEGSDLNLAGWTRKLTGKPTITVGSVGLDGEFLQFMVNTDKVAQPASLENLLQRLNNDEFDLVAVGRALLVDPDWAQKVREGREQDILPFSRDALMTLV
- the trxB gene encoding thioredoxin-disulfide reductase, with translation MSEVRHSRVIILGSGPAGYSAAVYAARANLKPLLITGMQAGGQLTTTTEVDNWPGDVHGLTGPALMERMREHAERFETEIAFDHINAVDFAAKPYTLTGDSATYTCDALIIATGASARYLGLPSEEAFMGKGVSACATCDGFFYRNKPVAVVGGGNTAVEEALYLANIASTVTLIHRRETFRAEKILIDKLNARVAEGKIILKLNANLDEVLGDNMGVTGARLKNNDGSFDELKVDGVFIAIGHTPNTSLFEGQLTLKDGYLVVQGGRDGNATATSVEGIFAAGDVADHVYRQAITSAGAGCMAALDTERYLDGLQNASF
- a CDS encoding glutathione peroxidase; protein product: MSAFHDLKLKALDGQELPLAPFKGHVVLVVNVASKCGLTPQYAALENLYQQYKAQGFSVLGLPCNQFAGQEPGTEQEIQEFCSLNYGVTFPLSSKLDVNGPERHQLYRLLAGEGAEFPGDITWNFEKFLLGKDGRVLARFSPRTAPDDPTVIQAIEKALS
- a CDS encoding glycosyltransferase family 4 protein; the protein is MASADTEAMTTALHITLITETFPPEINGVANTLGRLCEGLRARGHQVELVRPRQGCDQSRASDEALLLCRGWPLPGYPGLQWGQSSMHKLLRRWKRQRPDVLYIATEGPLGLSALRAAKRLGISVVSGFHTNFQQYSSQYGLGLLTRLLTHYLRWFHNRSQLTLVPSASQHLELERRHFERLALLSRGVDSQLFHPAKRLDTLRADWGLGTDDLAVIHVGRLAQEKNLGLLKRCFERLQATYPQRRMKLIVVGDGPQRGALEKSLPEALFCGSQRGEALAAHYACGDLFLFPSLTETFGNVVLEALASGLAVVAYDQAAAAQHIRHGYNGVLAMPGDESAFCDAASWLLEEPETLRRVRLNARQHASRQGWAAVIEQFEDRLRSACEHGPAEDYEGLIEATVKPRSAVETLGTARGLPPSPPGAGS
- the cysZ gene encoding sulfate transporter CysZ, with the translated sequence MPAPVLSGPQYLREGLKLVLSPGLRLFVLLPLAINLVLFVGLIYFAGHQFSLWVDALMPSLPSWLSFLSYVIWPLFVVLVAFMVFFSFTMLANIIAAPFNGFLSEKVETVVRGTDDFPPFSWGELIAMIPRTLSREMRKLGYFLPRAIGLFILSLIPVVNLIAAPLWLLFGVWMMAIQYIDYPADNHKMSWQDMLAWLRQKRWQSLGFGGIVYLALLIPLVNILMMPAAVAGATLFWVRERGVENLPAK